One genomic segment of Macaca fascicularis isolate 582-1 chromosome 19, T2T-MFA8v1.1 includes these proteins:
- the ZNF580 gene encoding zinc finger protein 580 isoform X1 produces the protein MEKSMIRCSCVEQLPLQMLLLPPRPPHPRSSSPEAMDPPPPKAPPFPKAEGPSSTPSSAAGPRPPRLGRHLLIDANGVPYTYTVQLEEEPRGPPQREAPPGEPGPRKGYSCPECARVFASPLRLQSHRVSHSDLKPFTCGACGKAFKRSSHLSRHRATHRARAGPPHTCPLCPRRFQDPAELAQHVRLH, from the exons ATGGAGAAGTCAATGATTCGCTGCAGCTGTGTGGAACAG CTGCCGCTCcagatgctgctgctgccgccgcggCCACCCCACCCTCGGTCCTCCTCTCCGGAGGCCATGGACCCACCGCCCCCCAAGGCTCCCCCTTTCCCCAAGGCGGAAGGCCCCTCCTCCACTCCTTCCTCGGCGGCGGGGCCCCGACCCCCGCGGCTGGGCCGCCACCTCCTCATCGACGCCAATGGGGTCCCCTACACATACACGGTGCAGCTGGAGGAGGAGCCCCGGGGCCCGCCCCAGCGCGAGGCGCCCCCAGGAGAGCCCGGCCCTCGCAAGGGCTACAGCTGCCCGGAGTGCGCCCGTGTCTTTGCCAGCCCTCTGCGGCTGCAGAGCCACCGCGTGTCGCACTCGGACCTCAAGCCCTTCACGTGCGGCGCCTGCGGCAAGGCCTTCAAGCGCTCCAGCCACCTGTCGCGGCATCGCGCCACGCACCGCGCCCGCGCCGGGCCGCCGCACACCTGCCCGCTCTGCCCACGCCGCTTCCAAGACCCCGCGGAGCTGGCGCAGCACGTGCGCCTCCACTAA
- the ZNF581 gene encoding zinc finger protein 581: MLVLPSPCPQPLAFSSVETMEGPPRRTCRSPEPGPSSSIGSPQASSPPRPNHYLLIDTQGVPYTVLVDEESQREPGANGASGQKKCYSCPVCSRVFEYMSYLQRHSITHSEVKPFECDICGKAFKRASHLARHHSIHLAGGGRPHGCPLCPRRFRDAGELAQHSRVHSGERPFQCPHCPRRFMEQNTLQKHTRWKHP, translated from the coding sequence ATGCTGGTGCTGCCATCCCCCTGCCCTCAGCCTCTGGCATTTTCCTCCGTTGAGACCATGGAGGGCCCTCCCCGTCGGACATGCCGCTCCCCAGAACCTGGACCTTCCTCCTCCATCGGATCTCCCCAGGCTTCATCTCCTCCAAGGCCCAACCACTACCTGCTCATTGACACTCAGGGTGTCCCCTACACAGTGCTGGTGGACGAGGAGTCACAGAGGGAGCCAGGGGCCAATGGGGCTTCAGGCCAGAAAAAGTGCTACAGCTGCCCCGTGTGCTCAAGGGTCTTCGAATACATGTCCTACCTTCAGCGACACAGCATCACCCACTCGGAGGTAAAGCCCTTCGAGTGCGACATCTGTGGGAAGGCATTCAAGCGCGCCAGCCACTTGGCACGGCACCATTCCATTCACCTGGCGGGTGGTGGGCGGCCCCACGGCTGCCCGCTCTGCCCTCGCCGCTTCCGGGATGCGGGGGAGCTGGCCCAGCACAGCCGGGTGCACTCTGGGGAACGCCCATTTCAGTGTCCACACTGCCCTCGCCGCTTTATGGAGCAGAACACGCTGCAGAAGCACACGCGGTGGAAGCATCCGTGA
- the ZNF580 gene encoding zinc finger protein 580 isoform X2, with translation MLLLPPRPPHPRSSSPEAMDPPPPKAPPFPKAEGPSSTPSSAAGPRPPRLGRHLLIDANGVPYTYTVQLEEEPRGPPQREAPPGEPGPRKGYSCPECARVFASPLRLQSHRVSHSDLKPFTCGACGKAFKRSSHLSRHRATHRARAGPPHTCPLCPRRFQDPAELAQHVRLH, from the coding sequence atgctgctgctgccgccgcggCCACCCCACCCTCGGTCCTCCTCTCCGGAGGCCATGGACCCACCGCCCCCCAAGGCTCCCCCTTTCCCCAAGGCGGAAGGCCCCTCCTCCACTCCTTCCTCGGCGGCGGGGCCCCGACCCCCGCGGCTGGGCCGCCACCTCCTCATCGACGCCAATGGGGTCCCCTACACATACACGGTGCAGCTGGAGGAGGAGCCCCGGGGCCCGCCCCAGCGCGAGGCGCCCCCAGGAGAGCCCGGCCCTCGCAAGGGCTACAGCTGCCCGGAGTGCGCCCGTGTCTTTGCCAGCCCTCTGCGGCTGCAGAGCCACCGCGTGTCGCACTCGGACCTCAAGCCCTTCACGTGCGGCGCCTGCGGCAAGGCCTTCAAGCGCTCCAGCCACCTGTCGCGGCATCGCGCCACGCACCGCGCCCGCGCCGGGCCGCCGCACACCTGCCCGCTCTGCCCACGCCGCTTCCAAGACCCCGCGGAGCTGGCGCAGCACGTGCGCCTCCACTAA